The following coding sequences lie in one Mercenaria mercenaria strain notata chromosome 5, MADL_Memer_1, whole genome shotgun sequence genomic window:
- the LOC128557366 gene encoding uncharacterized protein LOC128557366, producing MVRVEFNVRQMEKEIRNTINLVLESLQQLKQNWEKVAEESEALKTDVRKVLNDIEEKAWKEIDDLRAEKATALEEYSEKIVKLEALILVPNIAFKARSPASIDLEDNTVIVFTKNVVNIGNAYNNATGIFTAPIDGTYLFTSQLCLNSGKFITFGIYIEDVLYTVGRFYDKDFPSCFNIETTSAMKAHQRASVKSWVRHQEIFSLKKKTRDTVCFQGL from the exons ATGGTTAGAGTGGAATTTAATGTTAGACAGATGGAAAAGGAAATAAGGAATACCATCAATCTCGTTCTGGAGTCGTTACAGCAACTGAAGCAAAATTGGGAGAAAGTAGCAGAGGAATCCGAAGCGCTGAAAACGGATGTTAGAAAAGTGTTAAATGATATTGAAGAGAAAGCATGGAAGGAAATCGATGATCTAAGAGCAGAGAAAGCAACCGCGTTGGAGGAGTACAGTGAAAAGATAGTGAAACTTGAAG cgTTAATCCTGGTACCAAATATCGCATTTAAAGCCAGAAGCCCTGCTTCCATTGACCTAGAAGATAACACAGTGATAGTGTTCACCAAGAACGTTGTAAACATTGGAAACGCTTATAACAACGCTACAGGGATATTTACAGCTCCGATAGATGGAACATACCTTTTCACAAGTCAGCTTTGTCTCAACTCTGGAAAATTTATTACCTTCGGTATATATATTGAAGACGTGTTATATACTGTAGGTAGATTCTACGATAAAGATTTCCCCAGCTGTTTTAATATCGAAACAACATCTGCCATGAAAGCTCACCAGAGGGCGTCAGTAAAGAGCTGGGTACGTCATCAGGAAATATTctctttgaaaaagaaaacgaGAGACACAGTATGTTTTCAGGGACTTTGA
- the LOC123557583 gene encoding transcription intermediary factor 1-alpha-like: MVAMGYCQNCNEYFCSACLKFHRKQSMSRNHVVLEGKSMPNFLVPGVDVEPCSELCSMHTNEIVKFYCSSHDKIGCGDCMVLKHKACKVERTQDISCSYFNGPQHKKLVETVGQFLQNLEDLGACIQLAEEDMNASYSKAMTDINTFRKEVNIYLDEAEAEIMAEVNNWKKKNGKTFSELNNDKISIQNEIKELEEKLKLQSKKANELFMAAKQMKERMITIDTSIKQMFQKGQTQSFMFEPSSEIKQIISSKLPLGKLAEEIIKRNTQNKHTLDDMEPQFDGEINIKTPEDKSDCSMIASALISPSQIVLADYNNKCLKMVDIEQRKLSTRHELFTEPVDVAVVSRNLIAVTLPHEQKIQFLSITQKNTLTESHDINVNGTVRKIACQNDKLIIGYTDKIEILNMKGHVVKTISSPCLSWIAGIAFSHDSLALFVSDGSIKKSSVYKFDFDGNILATYNDKTPVKVGGLTVTPDGTVLVCNWTRNGSIHMISPACKKIKEILQQNEHVQSPYSVSFCCQTNRLFLSNSKGSIAPELKNALKIFQMM, from the coding sequence ATGGTTGCCATGGGATACTGCCAGAACTGTAATGAATACTTCTGTTCTGCATGCCTAAAATTTCATCGAAAACAATCCATGAGCCGAAATCATGTTGTCTTAGAAGGCAAAAGTATGCCCAACTTTCTGGTACCAGGAGTAGACGTAGAACCATGCTCCGAGTTATGTTCAATGCATACCAACGAAATAGTTAAATTCTACTGCTCCTCTCACGATAAAATAGGATGCGGTGATTGTATGGTCTTAAAACATAAAGCTTGTAAAGTAGAACGAACCCAAGACATCTCATGTAGCTACTTTAACGGCCCGCAACACAAAAAGCTGGTTGAAACAGTTGGACAATTTCTTCAAAATCTGGAAGATTTAGGGGCTTGCATACAATTGGCGGAAGAAGATATGAACGCATCATATTCCAAGGCTATGACTGACATAAATACATTTAGGAAAGAAGTTAATATTTATCTAGATGAAGCTGAAGCCGAGATTATGGCTGAAGTGAACAACTggaaaaagaaaaatggaaagACATTTTCAGAGCTGAACAatgataaaatatcaatacaaaatgaaatcaaagaaTTAGAAGAAAAACTAAAGCTCCAATCCAAAAAGGCAAACGAACTTTTTATGGCAGCTAAACAAATGAAAGAGAGGATGATCACAATTGATACCAGCATTAAGCAAATGTTCCAAAAAGGCCAGACACAATCATTTATGTTTGAACCGtcttctgaaataaaacaaattatttcttcTAAGCTTCCGCTTGGGAAGCTGGCAGAAGAAATCATAAAGAGAAACACGCAAAATAAACATACGTTAGATGATATGGAGCCGCAGTTTGATGGAGAAATCAATATCAAGACACCGGAAGATAAATCAGACTGTTCCATGATAGCATCTGCTCTTATTTCACCAAGTCAAATTGTACTTGCAGACTATAAcaacaaatgtttgaaaatggTTGATATCGAACAGAGGAAACTATCCACAAGACATGAACTGTTTACTGAACCAGTTGATGTGGCAGTTGTATCCAGGAACCTTATAGCAGTTACGCTTCCACATGAACAGAAAATACAGTTTCTGTCTATCACACAGAAAAACACACTCACTGAAAGTCATGACATAAATGTGAATGGCACAGTTCGAAAAATTGCTTGTCAAAATGATAAACTAATCATTGGGTATACTGACAAAATTGAAATTCTGAATATGAAGGGTCATGTTGTGAAAACAATATCTTCACCATGTTTATCATGGATAGCGGGTATAGCATTTTCTCATGATTCATTGGCATTATTTGTCTCTGACGGTTccataaaaaaatcttcagttTATAAATTTGACTTTGATGGCAACATACTAGCAACATACAATGATAAGACACCGGTAAAGGTTGGAGGACTCACAGTGACACCAGATGGTACAGTGCTTGTATGTAACTGGACTAGAAATGGTAGCATTCACATGATTTCACCAGCATGCAAGAAAATCAAGGAAATTCTACAGCAGAATGAACATGTTCAAAGCCCATATTCTGTTTCATTCTGCTGTCAAACAAACAGACTATTTCTGAGTAACTCTAAAGGTAGCATTGCCCCGGAACTGAAAAATGCTTTGAAAATTTTTCAGATGATGTGA